One window of Theropithecus gelada isolate Dixy chromosome 4, Tgel_1.0, whole genome shotgun sequence genomic DNA carries:
- the TPBG gene encoding trophoblast glycoprotein: MPGGCSRGPAAGDGRLRLARLALVLLGWVSSSSATSSASSFSSSAPFLASAASAQPPLPDQCPALCECSEAARTVKCVNRNLTEVPTDLPPYVRNLFLTGNQLAVLPAGAFARRPPLAELAALNLSGSRLDEVRAGAFEHLPSLRQLDLSHNPLAYLSPFAFSGSNASISAPSPLVELILNHIVPPDDKRQNRSFEGMVAAALVAGRALQGLHCLELASNHFLYLPRDVLAQLPSLRHLDLSNNSLVSLTYVSFRNLTHLESLHLEDNALKVLHNGTLTELQGLPHVRVFLDNNPWVCDCHMADMVTWLKQTEVVQGKDRLTCAFPEKMRNRVLLELNSADLDCDPILPPSLQTSYVFLGIVLALIGAIFLLVLYLNRKGIKKWMHNIRDACRDHMEGYHYRYEINADPRLTNLSSNSDV; this comes from the coding sequence ATGCCTGGGGGGTGCTCCCGGGGCCCCGCCGCCGGGGACGGGCGGCTGCGGCTGGCGCGACTGGCGCTGGTTCTCCTGGGCTGGGTCTCCTCGTCTTCTGCCACCTCCTCGgcatcctccttctcctcctcggCGCCGTTCCTGGCTTCCGCCGCGTCCGCCCAGCCCCCGCTGCCCGACCAGTGTCCCGCGCTTTGCGAGTGCTCCGAGGCGGCGCGCACAGTCAAGTGCGTTAACCGCAATCTGACCGAGGTGCCCACGGACCTGCCCCCCTACGTGCGCAACCTCTTCCTTACCGGCAACCAGCTGGCCGTGCTCCCTGCCGGCGCCTTCGCCCGCCGGCCGCCGCTGGCGGAGCTGGCTGCGCTCAACCTCAGCGGCAGCCGCCTGGACGAGGTGCGCGCGGGCGCCTTCGAGCATCTGCCCAGCCTGCGCCAGCTCGACCTCAGCCACAACCCACTGGCCTACCTCAGCCCCTTCGCTTTCTCGGGCAGCAATGCCAGCATCTCGGCCCCCAGTCCCCTTGTGGAACTGATCCTGAACCACATCGTGCCCCCTGATGATAAGCGGCAGAACCGGAGCTTcgagggcatggtggcggcggcCCTGGTAGCGGGCCGTGCACTGCAGGGGCTCCACTGCCTGGAGCTGGCCAGCAACCACTTCCTTTACCTACCGCGGGATGTGCTGGCCCAACTGCCCAGCCTCAGGCACCTGGACTTAAGTAACAATTCGCTGGTGAGCCTGACCTACGTGTCCTTCCGCAACCTGACACATTTAGAAAGCCTCCACCTGGAGGACAATGCCCTCAAGGTCCTTCACAATGGCACCTTGACTGAGTTGCAAGGTCTGCCCCACGTTAGGGTCTTCCTGGACAACAATCCCTGGGTTTGCGACTGCCACATGGCAGACATGGTGACCTGGCTCAAGCAAACAGAGGTGGTGCAGGGCAAAGACCGGCTCACCTGTGCTTTTCCGGAAAAAATGAGGAATCGGGTCCTCTTGGAACTCAACAGTGCCGACCTGGACTGTGACCCGATTCTTCCCCCATCCCTGCAAACCTCTTATGTCTTCCTGGGTATTGTTTTAGCCCTGATAGGCGCTATTTTCCTCCTGGTTTTGTATTTGAACCGCAAGGGGATAAAAAAGTGGATGCATAACATCAGAGATGCCTGCAGGGATCACATGGAAGGGTATCATTACAGATATGAAATCAATGCGGACCCCAGGTTAACAAACCTCAGTTCTAACTCGGATGTCTGA